The Microbacterium sp. SORGH_AS_0862 genome has a segment encoding these proteins:
- a CDS encoding IclR family transcriptional regulator gives MANSPSGDSMTARIVRVLETFTADRTVQTATEIGRRAQLPASTAHRIVDDLVAEGLLERDEDRRIRIGMHLWELALRGSAALRLRQAALPAMSAVQDVLREHTQLAVLEADEALFVERLSHPDAGANITRIAGRLPLHASSAGLVLLAYAPAALRERVLDAPLRRMARETVTDAAELRRILTRIRRDGYVIAPGSIESVSTGVAVPLRDEGEVIAALSVVLPRAAEAERALPPLRKAAAEIEAGLRGARA, from the coding sequence ATGGCCAACTCGCCGAGCGGGGACTCGATGACGGCACGCATCGTGCGCGTGCTCGAGACGTTCACCGCCGACCGCACGGTGCAGACCGCGACGGAGATCGGCCGGCGCGCGCAGCTTCCCGCATCCACCGCGCACCGCATCGTCGACGACCTCGTCGCCGAAGGACTGCTCGAGCGCGACGAGGACCGCCGCATCCGCATCGGCATGCACCTGTGGGAGCTCGCGCTGCGCGGTTCGGCCGCGCTGCGGCTGCGGCAAGCGGCGCTTCCGGCGATGTCGGCTGTGCAGGACGTCCTCCGCGAGCACACGCAACTGGCCGTGCTCGAGGCCGATGAGGCACTGTTCGTCGAGCGCCTCTCGCATCCGGATGCGGGCGCGAACATCACCCGCATCGCCGGCCGTCTCCCTCTGCACGCGTCGTCCGCCGGGCTCGTACTGCTCGCGTACGCCCCCGCCGCCCTCCGCGAGCGGGTGCTCGACGCACCGCTGCGGCGCATGGCCCGCGAGACCGTGACGGATGCGGCCGAGCTGCGTCGCATCCTCACCCGCATCCGGCGCGACGGGTACGTGATCGCGCCGGGTTCGATCGAATCGGTGTCGACGGGCGTCGCCGTGCCGCTGCGGGACGAGGGCGAGGTGATCGCGGCGCTGTCGGTCGTGCTGCCGCGCGCCGCCGAGGCGGAGCGGGCGCTCCCGCCGTTGCGAAAGGCCGCCGCCGAGATCGAGGCGGGACTGCGCGGCGCGCGGGCCTGA